One genomic region from Rosa rugosa chromosome 1, drRosRugo1.1, whole genome shotgun sequence encodes:
- the LOC133711303 gene encoding uncharacterized protein LOC133711303, with the protein MVLRNSISNTKRFFQKTLGTLKNLFSAGSYEKLPKSPAIYSTSMSTSTFARVHDMNIHNTSSYKDLDKLYNDFTDQWDSKRQSNNKRLVISSPAQQDHKVVQRRDHEACDRNNKVMTKRVEESRTTFSSELKEPKRCCLVAEKLKELEMLDISNVDHVLDVQEVFHYYSRLTCPAYLEIVDRFFMEMCAEFFGPAATPGRSKKSRLRPRTSLRS; encoded by the coding sequence ATGGTGCTTAGAAATTCCATTTCCAACACCAAGAGGTTTTTTCAGAAAACCCTTGGGACCCTGAAGAACCTATTTTCTGCTGGTAGCTATGAAAAGCTACCCAAATCGCCTGCCATCTATAGTACTTCTATGTCTACTAGTACTTTTGCTCGCGTTCATGATATGAATATCCACAACACAAGCAGTTACAAAGACTTAGACAAGTTGTACAACGACTTCACAGATCAATGGGATAGCAAGAGACAAAGCAACAACAAGAGATTAGTAATTTCCTCGCCCGCCCAGCAAGATCATAAAGTGGTTCAAAGGAGAGATCATGAGGCATGTGATCGTAATAACAAGGTGATGACAAAGAGAGTGGAGGAAAGTAGAACTACGTTTTCCAGTGAATTGAAAGAGCCGAAAAGGTGTTGTTTGGTGGCTGAGAAGTTGAAGGAGTTGGAGATGTTGGATATAAGCAATGTAGATCACGTTCTGGATGTACAAGAAGTGTTTCATTACTACTCTCGCCTCACTTGCCCTGCCTATCTTGAAATCGTGGACAGGTTCTTCATGGAAATGTGTGCTGAATTTTTCGGTCCAGCAGCAACCCCAGGAAGAAGCAAGAAGTCAAGGCTGAGGCCAAGGACTTCTTTGAGGTCATAA